In Aureibaculum algae, the following are encoded in one genomic region:
- a CDS encoding tetratricopeptide repeat protein, with amino-acid sequence MHAFQNDDDEIPLSKFESMLKTNSVYFFDSTEFEEIIIHYMNVGKMSLAKKALDLGLRQHPDSVALKLAFVEVLLYEDKINRAEELLIELEEIEPLNDQVFLHKASLLSKKDKHIDAILALNQALLYTEDEADVYSMIGMEYLYMEDFDTARLNFAKCLEVEFDDYSALYNVIYCFDMLDQHKEAIDYLLNYIEKDPYSEIAWHQLGRQYFMMDNFSEALSAFDYSILIDEYFIGAYLEKAKTLEELGRFEEAIANYQLTISLDDGTSFAYLRIANCYEQMGVTKQALKYYNITVKEDPLLDKGWLALTNLYVKNKNYQKALYFINKALLIDEDNSIYWMRYAEINLKLNFYEEATKGFQKCLDLEDYTLDIFIALADILQFIGDFDDAIAVLLRAKKLYEDFAEIEYRLAGLLILSQKENEGLALLKAALKIDYDYHHIIKELYPSVYDLEAVRVLIATS; translated from the coding sequence ATGCACGCATTTCAAAATGATGATGATGAAATTCCATTATCAAAATTTGAATCAATGTTGAAAACAAATAGCGTATATTTTTTCGATTCAACTGAATTTGAAGAAATTATTATACACTATATGAATGTTGGTAAGATGTCATTGGCTAAAAAGGCTTTAGATTTAGGGTTGAGACAACATCCTGATTCTGTAGCTTTAAAATTGGCCTTTGTTGAGGTGCTCTTATATGAAGATAAAATTAATAGGGCAGAAGAGTTATTAATTGAATTGGAAGAAATTGAGCCTTTAAACGATCAAGTTTTTCTTCATAAAGCCAGTTTGTTGTCTAAAAAAGACAAGCATATAGATGCTATCTTGGCGTTGAATCAAGCACTTTTATATACCGAAGATGAAGCTGATGTTTATTCTATGATAGGCATGGAGTATTTGTATATGGAAGATTTTGATACAGCTCGATTAAATTTTGCCAAATGTTTGGAAGTTGAATTTGATGACTATTCAGCTTTATATAATGTAATTTATTGTTTTGATATGCTAGATCAGCATAAAGAAGCTATTGATTATTTACTAAATTATATAGAGAAAGATCCGTATAGTGAAATCGCTTGGCATCAGTTAGGTCGCCAGTACTTTATGATGGATAATTTTTCAGAGGCACTAAGTGCATTTGATTATTCTATTTTAATTGACGAATATTTTATCGGAGCCTATCTGGAAAAAGCAAAAACGCTTGAGGAATTAGGAAGGTTTGAAGAAGCTATAGCCAATTATCAATTGACGATTAGCTTGGATGATGGTACATCATTTGCGTATCTTAGAATTGCCAATTGCTATGAGCAAATGGGGGTTACCAAACAAGCACTTAAATATTACAATATAACGGTAAAGGAAGATCCTTTGTTAGATAAAGGATGGCTTGCCCTTACCAATTTATATGTTAAAAATAAGAATTACCAAAAGGCACTTTATTTTATTAATAAAGCATTATTAATAGATGAGGATAATTCAATTTATTGGATGCGTTATGCTGAGATAAATCTAAAATTAAATTTTTACGAAGAGGCAACAAAAGGCTTTCAGAAATGTTTAGATTTAGAAGACTATACCTTAGATATTTTTATAGCCTTAGCAGATATATTACAATTTATTGGCGATTTTGATGATGCTATTGCAGTGTTATTGAGGGCTAAAAAATTATATGAGGATTTTGCTGAGATTGAATATCGTTTGGCAGGATTACTTATCCTAAGTCAAAAAGAAAATGAGGGCTTAGCATTACTTAAGGCGGCCTTAAAAATTGATTATGATTATCATCATATTATTAAAGAATTGTATCCTTCCGTATATGATTTAGAAGCTGTTCGGGTTTTAATAGCAACTTCTTAA
- a CDS encoding lipid-A-disaccharide synthase N-terminal domain-containing protein, with translation MSDWLSYKYFVYIIGFAAQILFSARLLLQWIQSEKVKKVLTPELFWQLSLIASFLLFIYGWLRDDFAIMLGQSLTYFIYIRNMQLQGSWKKLPIFLRGFLFAFPFLIAVYSFNNDQIDIERLFRNEDIPLNLLIWGSVGQIIFTLRFVYQWIYSERKKESTLPFGFWLLSLLGSLMILSYAIIRRDPVLFIGQLFGFVIYSRNIFLLLKQDK, from the coding sequence ATGAGCGATTGGCTTTCATATAAGTACTTCGTTTACATAATAGGTTTTGCTGCTCAAATTTTATTTTCAGCTCGATTGTTATTACAATGGATTCAATCTGAAAAAGTAAAAAAAGTATTAACACCTGAACTGTTTTGGCAATTAAGTTTAATTGCTTCTTTTTTATTGTTTATTTATGGCTGGTTACGAGATGATTTTGCAATTATGCTCGGACAATCTTTAACCTATTTTATTTACATCAGAAATATGCAATTGCAAGGTTCTTGGAAAAAATTACCAATTTTTTTACGTGGTTTTTTATTTGCTTTTCCTTTTTTAATTGCTGTTTATTCATTTAACAATGATCAAATAGATATAGAACGTTTATTTAGAAATGAAGATATTCCTCTTAACTTATTAATATGGGGAAGCGTAGGACAAATAATTTTCACGCTACGTTTTGTATATCAATGGATCTATTCTGAGCGTAAAAAAGAATCAACACTCCCTTTTGGTTTTTGGCTTTTAAGCCTATTAGGTTCTTTAATGATTTTAAGTTATGCCATTATTAGAAGAGACCCTGTTTTGTTTATTGGCCAATTATTTGGGTTTGTCATTTATAGTAGAAATATTTTTTTACTGCTAAAGCAAGATAAATAA
- a CDS encoding aspartate carbamoyltransferase catalytic subunit — protein MKALSTEHLLGIKYLKNEDINLIFETADHFKEVINRPIKKVPSLRDITIANLFFENSTRTKLSFELAEKRLSADIINFSASQSSVKKGETLIDTVNNILSMKVDIVVMRHPNVGAGVFLSKHVDARIINAGDGAHEHPTQALLDSYSIKEKLGTVKGKKIVIIGDILHSRVALSNIFALQLQGAQVKVCGPTTLIPKHITSLGVEVETNLKKALEWCDVANVLRVQHERMDIKYFPSIREYTQLFGINKQLLDSLGKKIVIMHPGPINRGVEITSDVADSDQSIILNQVENGVAIRMAVIYLLAQQIKK, from the coding sequence ATGAAAGCGTTAAGCACAGAGCATTTATTAGGAATCAAATATCTCAAAAATGAAGATATTAATCTAATTTTTGAAACAGCAGACCATTTTAAAGAAGTCATAAATAGACCCATTAAAAAAGTTCCTTCACTGCGAGATATTACGATTGCCAACTTGTTTTTTGAAAACAGTACACGAACTAAATTATCTTTTGAACTTGCCGAGAAAAGGCTTTCTGCAGATATAATTAACTTTTCAGCCAGTCAATCTTCAGTAAAAAAAGGAGAAACTCTTATTGACACTGTAAACAACATTCTTTCCATGAAAGTTGATATTGTTGTTATGCGGCATCCCAATGTTGGTGCAGGTGTATTTTTATCGAAACATGTTGATGCTCGAATTATAAATGCCGGTGATGGTGCTCACGAACATCCAACACAAGCCTTATTAGATAGTTATTCTATAAAAGAAAAATTAGGCACGGTTAAAGGTAAAAAAATAGTCATTATTGGTGATATTTTACACTCAAGAGTCGCCTTATCAAATATTTTTGCCTTACAATTACAAGGAGCTCAAGTAAAAGTTTGTGGTCCCACAACATTAATACCAAAACATATTACAAGTTTAGGTGTAGAAGTTGAGACGAATTTAAAAAAGGCATTGGAATGGTGTGATGTAGCTAACGTTTTACGCGTACAGCATGAGCGTATGGATATTAAATACTTTCCTTCTATTAGAGAGTACACACAACTTTTCGGCATAAATAAGCAACTGCTAGATAGTCTTGGCAAGAAAATTGTAATAATGCATCCAGGACCTATTAACAGAGGTGTAGAAATTACAAGTGATGTTGCTGATTCAGACCAGTCAATTATCTTAAATCAAGTAGAAAATGGTGTTGCAATTCGCATGGCTGTTATCTATTTATTAGCTCAACAAATAAAAAAATGA
- a CDS encoding ribonuclease Z, whose product MIIEKTDIATVIRNEKLSILDFFSNFSKNYAKFKNENLILDFSKSKGVDKENILLFLPIVKQHKNNGRSIVIILNEIEADNFPDEIIVVPTLVEGIDIIEMENIERDLGF is encoded by the coding sequence ATGATTATAGAAAAAACAGATATAGCGACTGTTATTAGAAATGAAAAATTATCAATTCTAGATTTTTTTTCGAATTTCTCAAAAAATTATGCTAAATTTAAAAATGAGAATCTCATTCTTGATTTTTCTAAGTCTAAAGGGGTAGATAAAGAAAATATCTTGTTATTTTTGCCGATTGTAAAACAGCATAAAAATAATGGCAGGTCTATTGTTATTATTTTAAATGAAATTGAGGCAGATAACTTCCCCGATGAAATTATTGTTGTGCCTACACTCGTTGAAGGTATTGATATTATAGAAATGGAAAATATTGAACGGGACTTAGGTTTTTAA
- a CDS encoding ArnT family glycosyltransferase, giving the protein MKNNFNFNIFIIIAAVALFINVGSYGVLESSDARYAEIGRAMYATGDYVHPNLLDVHHYHKPPFTYQITALGYEIFGVNPFGARFFLQLAVLLQILLVYKLTLLLFNTKKTALWASIIYFTFPLVLISSRNLTTDAFLATFALLSIYSWVKYRKTGFLKWLYIFTISLALGFLTKGPVIFIVPVLFIIFYNRTEKAKRKFSIHHILAWTLFLGIASSWFIYLGLQNPAFVDYFLGKQTADRFSKNAFGRTEPFWYFLAFAPVVGLPWFLALLYLLKDQKSLFKFKTLHFALLIAVLIPLIFFSISSSKRILYILPLYSLIAILTAHLFSKIEIGKVKVVNGIILGFSSLITLAFIIAPFIDFGIDFPLYLAIASAVILILIITIYTSKVLEIKSKPIFTSLLIALLLLISSSVIFSKNELKVNGTRPITDFILQENLNDRAILVYNTRKSAIAFGLNKSIISLYDGDESLNRETQFEEDLNWKKHLINLQNPDEFNSLHEITKNPTVLLVYKKQLPEKLLWLENSYNSKKVIGKWTIYYSKR; this is encoded by the coding sequence ATGAAAAATAATTTTAATTTCAACATATTTATAATCATTGCTGCTGTTGCCCTTTTTATTAATGTGGGTTCATATGGTGTCCTAGAAAGCAGCGATGCTAGATACGCAGAAATTGGCAGAGCAATGTATGCCACAGGAGATTATGTTCATCCTAATTTATTAGATGTTCATCATTATCATAAACCTCCTTTTACCTATCAAATTACGGCATTGGGTTATGAAATATTTGGTGTTAATCCTTTTGGAGCACGGTTCTTTTTGCAGTTGGCTGTTTTATTGCAAATTTTATTAGTCTATAAATTGACCCTTTTACTTTTCAATACTAAAAAAACGGCCTTGTGGGCCTCTATTATTTATTTTACGTTTCCTTTGGTTTTAATTTCCTCACGAAACTTGACTACGGATGCTTTTTTAGCCACTTTTGCCTTATTGAGTATTTACAGTTGGGTGAAATATCGTAAAACGGGATTTTTAAAATGGTTGTATATTTTCACCATAAGTTTAGCTTTAGGTTTTTTAACGAAAGGCCCTGTTATATTTATCGTCCCTGTACTCTTTATTATATTTTACAATCGTACAGAAAAAGCAAAGCGAAAATTTTCTATACATCATATATTAGCATGGACCTTATTTCTAGGTATTGCATCTTCATGGTTTATCTATTTAGGTCTTCAAAACCCAGCTTTTGTAGATTATTTTTTAGGGAAACAAACGGCTGATCGGTTCTCTAAAAATGCCTTTGGAAGAACCGAACCGTTTTGGTATTTCTTAGCTTTTGCTCCAGTAGTGGGATTACCTTGGTTTTTAGCTCTACTCTATTTATTAAAAGACCAAAAGAGCCTATTTAAATTCAAAACATTGCATTTTGCCTTGTTAATTGCAGTGCTTATACCGTTGATATTCTTTTCAATATCCTCTTCAAAACGTATTTTATATATACTGCCATTATATAGTTTAATTGCTATTCTAACAGCTCATTTATTTTCAAAAATTGAAATAGGAAAAGTTAAAGTTGTAAACGGAATTATTTTGGGGTTTTCTAGTCTCATCACCTTAGCGTTTATCATTGCTCCATTTATTGATTTTGGTATTGATTTTCCGCTTTATTTAGCCATTGCTAGTGCCGTCATTTTAATACTAATTATTACTATCTATACTTCTAAAGTATTAGAAATAAAATCGAAACCTATATTCACTTCCTTGTTGATTGCTTTATTACTACTGATAAGTAGCTCTGTTATATTTTCTAAAAATGAGTTAAAAGTAAATGGTACCAGACCTATAACGGATTTTATACTTCAAGAAAATTTAAATGACAGAGCCATTTTAGTTTATAATACAAGAAAATCAGCTATTGCATTTGGCTTGAATAAATCTATTATTTCTTTATACGATGGTGACGAATCTTTAAATAGAGAAACCCAATTTGAAGAAGATTTAAATTGGAAAAAACACCTTATCAACCTGCAAAATCCTGATGAGTTCAATAGTTTACATGAAATTACTAAAAACCCAACAGTATTGTTAGTCTATAAAAAACAATTACCAGAAAAGTTACTTTGGTTGGAAAATAGCTACAACTCTAAAAAAGTGATTGGAAAATGGACTATTTATTATTCGAAACGTTAA
- a CDS encoding DUF368 domain-containing protein: MQRSLREYIAITLKGIAMGAADVVPGVSGGTIAFISGIYEELLDTISSINLNALKILKKEGVKAAWKAINGNFLFALLLGIGISILSLAKLIKYLLINEPVLLWAFFFGLVLASVFFVGKQIQEWNILKVAVLFLGTAIGYYITILPPVAAHDTSTWFLFMSGALAICAMILPGISGGFILLLLGAYKPVITAIDERDFKTLFTVAVGAIVGLLAFSRVLKWLFDKYRNVTLALLTGFIAGSLNKIWPWKEILSWRTNSHGEEVPFMEESISPFNYGGNPEIVWACLLAILGIVVIYGLEKFSKVKVA, from the coding sequence ATGCAAAGGAGTCTAAGAGAATATATTGCAATTACTTTAAAAGGAATTGCTATGGGGGCCGCGGATGTTGTGCCAGGAGTATCGGGTGGTACCATTGCTTTTATATCTGGTATTTATGAAGAGTTGTTAGATACTATTAGTAGTATAAATTTGAATGCATTAAAAATTTTAAAAAAAGAAGGCGTAAAAGCTGCATGGAAGGCGATAAATGGAAATTTTTTATTTGCACTTTTGTTGGGAATAGGAATTAGTATTCTATCTTTAGCTAAACTCATAAAATATTTACTAATTAATGAACCCGTTTTATTATGGGCCTTCTTTTTCGGTTTGGTATTGGCATCTGTGTTTTTTGTTGGAAAACAAATTCAAGAATGGAATATTTTAAAAGTGGCAGTTTTATTTTTGGGTACAGCTATCGGTTATTATATTACAATTTTGCCACCTGTTGCCGCTCATGACACCTCTACTTGGTTTTTATTTATGTCAGGTGCTTTGGCTATTTGTGCGATGATATTACCTGGTATTTCGGGAGGATTTATTCTTCTGTTACTTGGTGCTTATAAGCCCGTAATAACGGCTATTGATGAACGAGACTTTAAAACGCTTTTTACAGTTGCTGTAGGTGCTATTGTTGGTTTGTTAGCCTTTTCAAGAGTATTAAAATGGCTGTTTGATAAATATAGAAACGTTACCTTGGCATTGTTAACAGGATTTATTGCAGGTTCCTTAAATAAAATTTGGCCTTGGAAAGAAATTCTTTCATGGCGTACAAACTCTCATGGCGAGGAAGTTCCTTTTATGGAAGAAAGTATTTCACCATTCAATTATGGCGGAAATCCTGAGATTGTTTGGGCATGCTTGTTGGCAATTTTAGGTATTGTAGTAATTTACGGATTAGAAAAATTTTCAAAAGTGAAAGTCGCATAA
- a CDS encoding glycosyltransferase family 2 protein, giving the protein MEYRMTIIIPVFNEIDNLDRIFSTFTDYFSKSKTKSKVLFIDDGSTDKSFDKIVEICTDNPDFEFLKFKENCGLSAAIKAGIDHIDTQLIGYIDADLQTTPYDFDILLEDIDNYQAVIGFRGKRKDTLNKKIQSLIANSIRRGLINDGITDTGCPLKVIHTESAKRIPFFKGMHRFIPALILLQDGKIKQIKVQHFERIAGQSKFNIFNRSFKALRDTFGYRWMRRRYINYTIEKSKIGS; this is encoded by the coding sequence ATGGAGTATAGAATGACTATTATCATTCCCGTTTTTAATGAAATTGACAATTTAGATAGGATATTCAGCACGTTTACTGATTATTTTTCAAAAAGTAAAACCAAAAGTAAAGTTCTCTTTATTGATGATGGATCAACAGATAAAAGTTTCGATAAAATTGTCGAAATATGTACTGACAACCCTGATTTTGAATTCCTTAAATTTAAGGAAAATTGCGGACTCAGTGCTGCAATTAAGGCAGGTATAGATCATATTGACACCCAGTTAATTGGTTATATTGATGCTGACCTTCAGACTACACCATACGATTTTGATATCTTGTTAGAAGATATTGATAATTACCAAGCTGTTATTGGGTTTCGAGGTAAAAGAAAAGATACCTTAAATAAAAAAATACAATCGTTAATTGCCAATAGTATTAGACGTGGTTTAATTAATGACGGTATTACAGATACAGGTTGTCCTCTAAAAGTAATCCATACTGAATCTGCTAAAAGAATTCCGTTTTTTAAAGGAATGCATCGTTTTATACCCGCATTAATACTGCTACAAGATGGTAAAATAAAACAAATTAAAGTACAGCATTTTGAGCGTATTGCAGGTCAATCTAAATTCAATATTTTTAACCGTTCTTTCAAAGCACTTCGTGATACTTTCGGATACAGATGGATGCGTAGAAGGTATATTAATTATACCATAGAAAAGTCAAAAATTGGTTCATGA
- the pyrR gene encoding bifunctional pyr operon transcriptional regulator/uracil phosphoribosyltransferase PyrR — MAKKTLLNAKDIHIILHRLACQLIENHNDFKDTVLIGLQPRGIFLAKRLKEILQNDYNISNIKLGQLDITFYRDDFRRRDEPLAASNTTIDFIVEDKNVVIIDDVLFSGRSVRSALTALQSFGRPESIELLVLIDRRFSRHLPIQPNYKGRQVDVINSEKVKVSWLENDKKDAVYLLSNN, encoded by the coding sequence ATGGCAAAGAAGACATTACTTAACGCAAAAGATATTCACATCATCCTACATCGCTTGGCCTGTCAGCTCATTGAAAATCATAACGATTTTAAGGACACAGTATTAATTGGTTTGCAACCAAGGGGTATTTTTCTTGCCAAGAGATTAAAAGAAATTTTACAGAATGATTATAACATCTCTAATATTAAACTGGGACAGCTAGATATTACTTTTTATCGTGATGATTTTAGACGTAGAGATGAACCTTTGGCTGCTAGTAATACAACTATTGACTTTATTGTTGAGGACAAAAATGTGGTTATTATCGATGATGTTTTGTTTTCAGGTAGAAGTGTGCGATCAGCATTAACGGCTCTGCAGTCATTTGGACGACCAGAATCTATAGAATTGTTAGTATTAATAGACAGAAGATTTAGTAGACATTTACCCATACAACCTAACTATAAAGGAAGACAAGTAGATGTTATTAATTCAGAAAAAGTAAAAGTATCTTGGCTCGAAAATGATAAAAAAGATGCCGTTTACTTATTAAGCAATAATTAA